A region of Anoplopoma fimbria isolate UVic2021 breed Golden Eagle Sablefish chromosome 24, Afim_UVic_2022, whole genome shotgun sequence DNA encodes the following proteins:
- the LOC129114054 gene encoding serine rich and transmembrane domain containing 1: MSGIEVSSVDHNETGISPIDDGTFLRFSPTSASTSAAASSPGRQGNLYVYVWLFLGLLVFLLTLLIISLHRLKNIISSSSSVPDCSSEGGSSFTNMEICSISSQRSTISSLST, from the coding sequence ATGTCAGGGATAGAAGTCTCGTCAGTGGACCATAATGAGACTGGAATCTCTCCAATAGACGATGGGACCTTCCTCCGCTTCTCCCCAACCTCTGCTTCCACTTCCGCGGCCGCCTCGTCGCCAGGACGTCAGGGCAacctttatgtttatgtgtggcTCTTCCTCGGCCTGCTGGTATTCCTGCTGACGCTGCTCATCATCTCCCTCCACAGGCTGAAGaacatcatctcctcctcttcatctgtccCTGACTGCAGCAGCGAGGGAGGGAGCTCCTTCACCAACATGGAGATCTGTAGCATCTCCTCTCAGAGGTCCACCATCTCCTCACTGTCCACTTGA